One stretch of Rathayibacter festucae DSM 15932 DNA includes these proteins:
- the purB gene encoding adenylosuccinate lyase — MTSLPPQPLSPLDGRYSAAVSALGEHLSEAGLNRARVYVEVEWLLALTDRRLFGSEPVDAAAAEELRRRARDFGQPEIDRLAELEAVTRHDVKAVEYLVRQWLAELGLDRIAELTHFAATSEDINNLSYALVVRRAVEDVWLPKLRSVVASLRELAVRYRDESMLSRTHGQPATPTTMGKEFAVYAFRLERVVVQLEATEYLGKFSGATGTFAAHLAADPDTDWAALAAEFVGSLGLVFNPLTTQIESHDWQAELYGKAAHANRILHNICTDVWTYISLGYFRQIPQAGATGSSTMPHKINPIRFENAEANLELSSALLDSLAQTLVTSRLQRDLTDSTTQRNIGVAFGHSLLALDNIARGLLEIDLDPRALAADLDINWEVLAEAIQTVIRAEVVAGRSSITDPYAMLKDLTRGKRLGAEDLAVFVDGLDIGAAAKARLLALTPAGYTGLASELVDRLS; from the coding sequence ATGACCTCGCTCCCTCCCCAGCCGCTCAGCCCGCTCGACGGCCGCTACAGCGCCGCCGTCTCCGCCCTCGGCGAGCACCTGTCGGAGGCCGGGCTGAACCGAGCGCGCGTCTACGTGGAGGTGGAGTGGCTGCTCGCCCTCACCGACCGCCGCCTCTTCGGCTCCGAGCCGGTCGACGCCGCCGCCGCCGAGGAGCTCCGCCGTCGCGCCCGCGACTTCGGCCAGCCCGAGATCGACCGCCTGGCCGAGCTCGAGGCCGTCACCCGCCACGACGTGAAGGCGGTCGAGTACCTGGTGCGCCAGTGGCTGGCCGAGCTGGGTCTGGACCGCATCGCCGAGCTCACCCACTTCGCCGCGACCAGCGAGGACATCAACAACCTCTCCTACGCGCTCGTCGTCCGCCGGGCCGTCGAGGACGTCTGGCTGCCGAAGCTGCGCTCGGTCGTCGCCTCCCTGCGCGAGCTCGCCGTGCGCTACCGCGACGAGTCGATGCTCAGCCGCACCCACGGCCAGCCCGCGACGCCCACCACGATGGGCAAGGAGTTCGCCGTCTACGCCTTCCGCCTCGAGCGGGTCGTCGTGCAGCTCGAGGCCACCGAGTACCTCGGCAAGTTCAGCGGAGCGACCGGCACCTTCGCGGCGCACCTCGCGGCGGATCCGGACACCGACTGGGCGGCCCTCGCGGCGGAGTTCGTCGGCTCCCTCGGCCTCGTCTTCAACCCGCTGACCACCCAGATCGAGTCGCACGACTGGCAGGCCGAGCTCTACGGCAAGGCCGCGCACGCGAACCGGATCCTGCACAACATCTGCACCGACGTCTGGACCTACATCTCGCTCGGCTACTTCCGGCAGATCCCGCAGGCCGGCGCGACCGGCTCGTCGACGATGCCGCACAAGATCAACCCGATCCGGTTCGAGAACGCCGAGGCGAACCTCGAGCTCTCCAGCGCACTGCTCGACTCGCTCGCGCAGACCCTGGTCACCTCGCGGCTGCAGCGCGACCTCACCGACTCGACGACGCAGCGCAACATCGGCGTCGCGTTCGGCCACTCGCTGCTCGCGCTCGACAACATCGCCCGCGGTCTGCTCGAGATCGACCTCGACCCGCGCGCCCTCGCCGCCGACCTCGACATCAACTGGGAGGTGCTCGCGGAGGCGATCCAGACCGTCATCCGCGCCGAGGTCGTCGCGGGACGCTCCTCGATCACCGACCCGTACGCGATGCTCAAGGACCTCACCCGCGGCAAGCGCCTCGGCGCCGAGGACCTCGCGGTCTTCGTCGACGGCCTCGACATCGGAGCTGCCGCGAAGGCCCGTCTGCTCGCGCTGACGCCCGCCGGCTACACCGGGCTGGCCTCGGAGCTGGTCGACCGCCTGAGCTGA
- a CDS encoding low molecular weight protein-tyrosine-phosphatase, whose translation MTPSSAPSAFAVCFVCTGNICRSPMAEVVLRSLAEQAGLGSVITITSAGTGEWHLGEHADHRALEALDRRGLDGAPHRARLFDPALFEEFDLVVALDHGHERALRSWARTDVDRQKIRRLLAFEPGLSAQGDVPDPYYSDAAAFDSVLALIERACRALFAQIEPGLRGNRTVRTDPRSSLQTARDPREPEGTTA comes from the coding sequence GTGACCCCCTCTTCCGCGCCGTCGGCGTTCGCCGTGTGCTTCGTCTGCACCGGCAACATCTGCCGGTCGCCGATGGCGGAGGTGGTGCTGCGCTCCCTCGCCGAGCAGGCCGGGCTCGGCTCGGTCATCACGATCACCTCCGCCGGCACCGGCGAGTGGCACCTCGGCGAGCACGCCGACCACCGCGCCCTCGAGGCGCTCGATCGCCGCGGACTCGACGGCGCCCCGCACCGCGCGCGGCTCTTCGACCCCGCGCTCTTCGAGGAGTTCGACCTCGTCGTCGCCCTCGATCACGGCCACGAGCGGGCGCTGCGCTCCTGGGCGCGCACCGACGTCGACCGGCAGAAGATCCGGCGCCTGCTCGCCTTCGAGCCGGGCCTCTCGGCGCAGGGCGACGTCCCCGACCCCTACTATTCCGATGCGGCGGCGTTCGACTCGGTGCTCGCGCTGATCGAGCGCGCGTGCCGGGCGCTCTTCGCCCAGATCGAACCGGGACTGCGCGGCAACCGCACGGTCCGCACCGACCCGCGATCGAGCCTCCAGACCGCGCGGGACCCCCGAGAACCGGAAGGCACCACCGCATGA